From a single Pseudomonas cremoricolorata genomic region:
- a CDS encoding alpha-xenorhabdolysin family binary toxin subunit B, with amino-acid sequence MTITQLHPEAPAADLTAMLEATRTHLQLWQRGTLKFVPSQQEILQRHVTLFRGAGDQLRATAQRLVAELSTDALTDILAAQEATEFEELLSLATDEASAVLRRLAAQIDLVRREQLALLALPLLDPNDSVQRVMSQRERNSTEQTALQGEITRLGEDLKVVEASINALVNNGLEIEFGGVVPSLETLNAFAAPGGEALLTVQAVSKAIEDLRNVLGDIIEGMRYGQLNDQAMRLRARIATDQERLREMRRRDGELADQLSVLEQFPQLSSLREAAAGDLARVLLGLQQLHAAIADVALTDRAGVAALDTAFNRLRTLEREIVTQLTR; translated from the coding sequence ATGACCATTACCCAACTGCACCCCGAAGCACCCGCCGCTGACCTCACCGCGATGCTTGAGGCAACGCGCACTCACCTTCAGCTATGGCAGCGCGGCACGTTGAAATTCGTCCCGAGCCAACAGGAAATCCTTCAGCGGCATGTCACGTTGTTCAGAGGCGCAGGCGATCAGTTGCGCGCTACTGCACAACGATTGGTTGCCGAGCTTTCCACCGATGCCCTGACCGACATACTCGCTGCGCAAGAGGCTACAGAATTCGAGGAGTTGCTCAGCCTCGCTACCGATGAGGCTTCTGCGGTCTTGCGTAGACTCGCTGCACAAATCGACCTGGTGCGACGCGAGCAGCTCGCACTGCTCGCGTTACCGCTGCTCGACCCGAATGACAGCGTGCAGCGCGTCATGAGCCAGCGGGAGCGTAACAGCACCGAGCAAACGGCCTTGCAGGGTGAAATCACGCGCCTGGGCGAAGATTTGAAGGTCGTCGAAGCCTCGATCAATGCGCTCGTGAACAATGGTCTGGAGATCGAGTTCGGCGGTGTGGTGCCGTCGCTTGAAACCCTCAATGCCTTCGCCGCGCCTGGAGGGGAAGCGTTGCTGACCGTTCAGGCAGTGAGCAAGGCCATCGAAGACTTGCGCAACGTGCTGGGCGATATCATCGAGGGTATGCGCTACGGACAGCTCAACGATCAGGCAATGCGTCTGCGCGCGCGTATCGCGACTGACCAGGAACGTCTGCGCGAGATGCGTCGCAGGGATGGGGAATTGGCCGACCAACTGAGTGTGCTTGAGCAGTTTCCTCAGTTGAGCAGTCTGCGAGAAGCAGCGGCCGGCGATCTGGCTCGCGTGTTGCTGGGCTTGCAGCAACTTCACGCAGCGATCGCTGATGTGGCGCTGACAGACCGCGCTGGGGTCGCTGCGCTGGACACCGCGTTCAATCGGTTAAGGACGCTCGAACGGGAGATCGTCACTCAGCTTACCCGCTGA
- a CDS encoding alpha-xenorhabdolysin family binary toxin subunit A — protein MSVDSPLYLQQFDDAAGQPGKLVSAMLQRDGEAGGLTLSREHIITLNRYANYVFTLPSELSDLNRWLGYTSIEEPHLTGESLLELFDLLRQHARSWRPLSDASKQLASQLGSSARSIASIGTDIIVECRAIKALGDKQSRWPQIVFDEPVALDGSERMAVRSLAEFFTVLLEDVRNYAERVIEVGRMSQQFRDTASLTLIPAVHDKRRAVQRQQSDGAVEGLRERLKELDDDISSLNKQYDEYVKAALSGLAAGPLGVAITGGIYGSKAESVRKERNRQQAQRHVVAQDLASRLALEGRMEDLATFIDELKSRLDDVVTASSHLHTAWTSVESYISASLDKLEHIQTNHQLAAFIVRFNQFLAQWEQIELQSQQLTRIFDDAAAA, from the coding sequence ATGAGCGTTGATAGTCCGCTTTATTTGCAGCAGTTCGATGATGCCGCAGGGCAGCCTGGCAAACTGGTGTCGGCGATGTTGCAGCGTGATGGTGAGGCCGGTGGGCTGACCCTCAGTCGCGAACACATCATCACCCTCAATCGCTACGCCAATTACGTGTTCACGCTACCGTCGGAGTTGAGTGATCTCAATCGTTGGCTGGGGTACACCAGCATCGAAGAGCCACACCTGACCGGGGAAAGCCTGCTGGAATTGTTCGACCTGCTCCGCCAGCACGCTCGTAGCTGGCGACCGTTGTCCGATGCGAGTAAACAGTTGGCGAGTCAGTTGGGCAGCAGTGCCCGTTCGATCGCCTCGATTGGTACAGACATCATCGTCGAGTGCCGAGCGATCAAAGCACTGGGTGACAAACAGTCGAGATGGCCGCAGATCGTCTTTGACGAGCCGGTGGCACTGGATGGGAGTGAGCGCATGGCGGTCCGAAGCCTTGCTGAGTTCTTCACGGTGCTACTGGAGGATGTGCGTAACTACGCCGAGCGCGTCATTGAAGTAGGGCGGATGAGTCAGCAGTTTCGTGACACGGCCTCCCTGACGCTGATTCCTGCGGTACATGACAAGCGTCGCGCGGTGCAGCGGCAGCAGTCAGATGGCGCAGTAGAGGGGTTGCGTGAGCGGCTCAAGGAGCTCGATGACGATATCTCGAGCCTCAACAAACAATATGACGAGTACGTCAAGGCGGCGCTTTCCGGGCTCGCTGCGGGTCCGCTCGGTGTGGCCATCACTGGCGGTATCTATGGCAGCAAGGCCGAGTCGGTGCGCAAGGAGCGTAACCGCCAGCAGGCGCAGCGACACGTGGTTGCCCAGGATCTCGCAAGCCGATTGGCGCTTGAAGGACGCATGGAAGACCTGGCGACCTTCATCGATGAACTCAAGTCGCGTCTGGATGACGTGGTGACAGCCAGCAGCCACCTGCACACGGCCTGGACCAGTGTGGAGAGCTACATCAGTGCCTCGCTGGACAAGCTCGAACACATCCAGACCAACCATCAGCTTGCAGCGTTCATCGTCCGGTTCAATCAGTTCCTCGCCCAGTGGGAACAGATCGAACTGCAGTCGCAGCAACTGACCCGTATTTTCGATGACGCCGCCGCAGCCTGA
- the cmoA gene encoding carboxy-S-adenosyl-L-methionine synthase CmoA, translated as MRALHRHRSGSSVSKAPDRLFAQPLEQVPDFVFNEDVVQVFPDMIKRSVPGYPTIVENLGVLAARFAQPGSILYDLGASLGAVSQALRRHVRSEGCRVVAVDNSAAMVERCRQYLTAQDSMFQELLPVEVVEADILTLPFEPASLVAMNFTLQFIAPQQRLELLTRIRQTLLPGGALILSEKLLMADAQAQQLLNDLHLGFKRANGYSELEIAQKRSAIENVMKPDTLQAHTERLHAAGFSKVVPWFQCLNFASLIALP; from the coding sequence ATGCGTGCCCTTCATCGTCACCGCAGTGGTAGTTCCGTGAGCAAAGCCCCCGACCGCCTATTCGCCCAGCCGCTGGAGCAGGTGCCCGACTTCGTCTTCAACGAAGACGTGGTGCAAGTGTTTCCAGACATGATCAAGCGCTCGGTGCCCGGTTACCCGACCATCGTCGAGAACCTCGGGGTGCTCGCTGCCCGCTTCGCCCAGCCAGGCAGCATACTGTATGACCTCGGCGCCTCACTGGGCGCGGTCAGCCAGGCGCTGCGCCGGCATGTGCGCAGCGAAGGCTGCCGGGTGGTAGCGGTGGACAACTCGGCGGCGATGGTCGAGCGCTGCCGCCAGTACCTCACGGCGCAGGACTCGATGTTCCAGGAACTGCTGCCAGTCGAGGTGGTGGAAGCCGACATCCTCACCCTGCCCTTCGAGCCGGCATCACTGGTGGCGATGAACTTCACCCTGCAGTTCATCGCCCCGCAACAGCGTCTGGAGCTGCTCACACGCATCCGCCAGACGCTGTTGCCGGGCGGTGCGCTGATCCTTTCGGAAAAGCTGCTGATGGCCGATGCGCAGGCACAGCAACTGCTCAATGACCTGCACCTGGGCTTCAAGCGCGCCAATGGCTACAGCGAACTGGAAATCGCCCAGAAACGCAGCGCCATTGAAAACGTGATGAAACCCGATACCTTGCAGGCCCACACCGAACGCCTGCACGCCGCCGGCTTCAGCAAGGTGGTGCCCTGGTTCCAATGCCTTAACTTCGCGTCGTTGATAGCCCTGCCATGA
- the cmoB gene encoding tRNA 5-methoxyuridine(34)/uridine 5-oxyacetic acid(34) synthase CmoB has protein sequence MIDLTPLVQRLAGTPLASWAAGLQAQLNLKLEKGHGDLARWRDALAALPDIQPSDIDLRNGLRLDCPCDDSTRAQMRSALMGLSPWRKGPFDLFGVHVDTEWRSDWKWQRIAPHLDLRGKRVLDVGCGNGYYQWRMLGAGADMVLGVDPNWLFFCQFQAVQRYLPDLPAWHLPFALEELPAQLEGFDTVFSMGVFYHRRSPIEHLLALKDCLIKGGELVLETLVVEGDEQQVLVPEDRYAQMRNVWYLPSVPALERWLRRAGFSDVRCVDVSVTSIEEQRSTEWMRYQSLADFLDPHDHSRTVEGLPAPRRATLLARK, from the coding sequence ATGATCGATCTCACTCCCCTCGTCCAGCGTCTGGCTGGCACTCCGCTGGCATCCTGGGCAGCTGGCTTGCAAGCGCAACTGAACCTCAAGCTGGAAAAAGGCCACGGCGATCTGGCGCGCTGGCGCGATGCGCTTGCCGCGCTGCCGGATATCCAGCCCAGCGATATCGACCTGCGCAATGGTCTGCGCCTGGATTGCCCTTGCGACGACTCCACCCGCGCGCAGATGCGCAGCGCTCTGATGGGTCTGTCGCCTTGGCGCAAGGGCCCTTTCGACCTGTTCGGCGTGCACGTCGACACCGAGTGGCGCTCGGACTGGAAATGGCAACGCATCGCCCCGCACCTGGATCTGCGCGGCAAGCGCGTGCTCGATGTCGGCTGCGGCAACGGCTACTACCAGTGGCGCATGCTCGGTGCCGGTGCCGACATGGTGCTTGGCGTCGACCCCAACTGGCTGTTCTTCTGCCAGTTCCAGGCCGTGCAGCGCTATCTGCCCGATCTGCCGGCCTGGCACCTGCCGTTCGCTCTGGAAGAGCTGCCGGCCCAGCTGGAAGGCTTCGACACGGTGTTTTCCATGGGCGTGTTCTACCACCGGCGCTCCCCTATCGAGCACCTGCTGGCGCTCAAGGATTGCCTGATCAAGGGCGGTGAACTGGTGCTGGAAACCCTGGTGGTGGAAGGCGACGAGCAGCAGGTGCTGGTACCTGAAGACCGTTACGCGCAGATGCGCAACGTCTGGTACCTGCCGTCGGTTCCGGCGCTGGAGCGCTGGCTGCGCCGTGCAGGCTTCAGCGACGTACGTTGCGTGGACGTCAGTGTCACCAGCATCGAGGAGCAGCGCAGCACCGAGTGGATGCGTTACCAGTCGCTGGCCGACTTCCTCGACCCGCACGACCACTCGCGCACCGTCGAGGGCCTGCCGGCGCCGCGCCGGGCGACGCTGCTGGCACGCAAGTAA
- a CDS encoding class I SAM-dependent methyltransferase yields the protein MVEQQQQVGIRVEALSAPFQAQAQHWAERLGLPLVDEQAEFAVQFGGDGLQIQQLGPQAPGPVRVDFVEGQAAHRRLFGGGNGQMIAKAVGIAQGIRPQVLDATAGLGKDAFVLASLGCQVTLIERQPLIAALLEDGLVRGRLDAEVAPIVERMRLLTGNAIEHLRNWQGEPPQVIYLDPMFPHRDKSALVKKEMRVFRPLVGDDLDAPALLAAALQLASHRVVVKRPRKAPIIDGAKPSHSIDGKSSRYDIYPKKTLKA from the coding sequence ATGGTCGAGCAACAGCAACAGGTGGGCATCAGGGTCGAGGCCTTGTCGGCGCCGTTCCAGGCGCAGGCGCAGCACTGGGCAGAGCGCCTGGGTCTGCCGCTGGTCGATGAGCAGGCCGAGTTCGCCGTGCAGTTCGGTGGCGATGGCCTGCAGATTCAGCAACTCGGGCCACAGGCGCCGGGGCCGGTCCGGGTCGATTTCGTCGAAGGTCAGGCGGCGCATCGCCGACTGTTCGGCGGCGGCAATGGGCAGATGATCGCCAAGGCCGTGGGCATCGCCCAGGGCATTCGCCCGCAGGTGCTCGATGCCACCGCCGGGCTGGGCAAGGATGCCTTCGTGCTGGCCAGCCTGGGCTGTCAGGTGACGCTGATCGAGCGTCAGCCGCTGATTGCCGCGTTGCTCGAAGATGGCCTGGTTCGCGGCCGCCTGGATGCCGAGGTGGCGCCGATCGTCGAGCGCATGCGCCTGCTCACGGGTAACGCCATCGAGCACCTGCGCAACTGGCAGGGCGAGCCGCCCCAGGTGATCTACCTCGACCCGATGTTTCCACACCGCGACAAGAGCGCGTTGGTGAAAAAGGAAATGCGCGTGTTCCGCCCGCTGGTGGGCGACGATCTGGACGCCCCGGCGTTGCTGGCGGCAGCCTTGCAGTTGGCCAGCCACCGCGTAGTGGTCAAGCGCCCGCGCAAGGCGCCGATCATCGACGGCGCCAAGCCCAGCCATAGCATCGACGGCAAATCGAGCCGCTACGACATCTACCCGAAAAAGACCCTCAAGGCCTGA
- a CDS encoding extensin family protein encodes MRGLVLFCLFVLLGVGALWSSGWRPPAQWNPWAPLDVRQPPNLLTPYKLSRLRDDPQLCSRALASSGLRYRAQADSPADVNCPLRNVWRIEGGQARLSSSFLASCPLAVAYASFELHGLQPVAQQVLGQSVAQVDHLGSFACRNVYHRKQGRLSQHASANALDISGFRLTNGERIILARDWQGDGRKAQFLRAVQQSACKHFSTVLGPDYNAAHANHFHLDMGLWQVCR; translated from the coding sequence ATGCGCGGGCTGGTGCTGTTCTGTCTGTTCGTCCTGCTCGGTGTCGGGGCGTTGTGGTCCAGCGGCTGGCGTCCGCCAGCGCAGTGGAACCCGTGGGCGCCGCTGGATGTGCGGCAGCCGCCGAACCTGCTGACGCCCTATAAACTCTCGCGCCTGCGCGACGACCCGCAGTTGTGCAGCCGCGCTCTGGCCAGTTCCGGCTTGCGCTACCGGGCCCAGGCCGACAGCCCGGCCGACGTCAATTGTCCGCTGCGTAACGTCTGGCGGATCGAGGGCGGGCAGGCGCGGCTGAGCAGCAGTTTCCTGGCCAGTTGCCCGTTGGCCGTCGCCTACGCATCATTCGAATTGCACGGCCTGCAACCCGTCGCCCAGCAGGTGCTGGGCCAGTCGGTCGCTCAGGTCGATCATCTCGGCAGCTTCGCCTGCCGCAACGTCTACCACCGCAAGCAGGGGCGGCTCAGCCAGCATGCCAGTGCCAATGCCTTGGATATCAGCGGCTTTCGTCTGACCAATGGCGAGCGCATCATCCTGGCCCGCGATTGGCAGGGTGATGGGCGCAAGGCGCAGTTTCTAAGGGCTGTGCAGCAGTCGGCGTGCAAGCATTTCAGCACTGTGCTCGGGCCGGACTACAACGCCGCACACGCCAACCATTTCCACCTCGACATGGGTCTGTGGCAGGTCTGTCGCTGA
- a CDS encoding isocitrate lyase/PEP mutase family protein produces the protein MDVQTLRGEAFKALHERDGAFVVANAWDAGSARLLASLGFDALATTSAGLAFSLGRPDAEGALSVEDVLGNAASIVEATALPVTADLENGFGDTPQDCAASIRRAAEVGLVGGSIEDASGRSEAPIYDFQQSVERVQAAVQAASELAFPFTLCARAENLLHGRIDLADTIKRLQAYAEAGADVLYAPGLSTAQDIRSVVQALAPRPVNVLMGMAGVTLTVQQLQDLGVRRISVGSSMARVAFGALLRAGLEIRERGTFTYGEQGMPFTELNDLFRR, from the coding sequence ATGGATGTGCAAACCCTGCGCGGTGAAGCTTTCAAGGCGTTGCACGAACGCGACGGTGCATTCGTCGTGGCCAATGCCTGGGATGCCGGCTCGGCGCGGCTGTTGGCCAGCCTCGGGTTCGATGCGCTGGCCACCACCAGCGCGGGTCTGGCGTTCAGCCTTGGCCGACCGGACGCTGAGGGTGCATTGAGCGTCGAGGACGTCCTGGGCAATGCCGCAAGCATCGTCGAAGCCACTGCGTTGCCGGTGACCGCCGATCTCGAGAATGGCTTTGGCGATACGCCGCAGGACTGCGCCGCGAGTATCCGCCGCGCCGCCGAGGTCGGGCTGGTCGGCGGCTCCATCGAAGATGCGAGCGGGCGCAGCGAGGCGCCGATCTATGATTTTCAGCAGTCCGTCGAGCGTGTTCAGGCCGCCGTGCAGGCTGCAAGTGAGCTGGCATTCCCGTTCACTCTGTGCGCCCGTGCCGAGAACCTGCTGCACGGACGAATCGATCTGGCCGACACTATCAAGCGCCTGCAAGCCTATGCTGAGGCCGGCGCCGATGTGCTCTACGCACCGGGCCTGAGCACTGCCCAGGATATCCGCAGCGTGGTGCAGGCGCTGGCGCCCAGGCCGGTGAACGTGCTGATGGGCATGGCCGGCGTGACGCTGACCGTGCAGCAGCTGCAGGATCTGGGCGTGCGCCGCATCAGCGTTGGCTCGTCCATGGCCCGGGTGGCGTTCGGTGCCTTGCTGCGTGCCGGGCTGGAAATCCGCGAGCGCGGAACCTTCACCTACGGCGAGCAGGGCATGCCGTTCACTGAACTCAACGATCTGTTCCGGCGCTGA
- a CDS encoding DUF72 domain-containing protein, protein MSSSVLPYFLGCPSWADNTWRDYFYPDDARGSDYLALYAQVFNAVEGNTTFYARPSADILARWAQVMPEHFRFTAKFPRDISHSDDLRLQLDAAQAFVALMAPLGKRVSPFWLQLPASFGPPRLPELAHVLAELAVPVAVEVRHPAFFARGDEERQLNRLLHGLGVERICLDPRALFSCTSRDPAVLHAQSKKPNVPVRPAAFTEYPQVRFIGHPQLAGNEPFLGAWVEKVATWIEAGKRPYVFLHTADNHLAAALAQRFHERLSERLPGLAALAQLARGPEVEQLGLL, encoded by the coding sequence ATGAGCTCAAGCGTACTGCCTTATTTTCTCGGATGCCCGTCCTGGGCCGACAACACCTGGCGCGACTACTTCTATCCAGATGACGCCCGCGGTAGCGACTACCTGGCCCTGTATGCCCAGGTATTCAATGCCGTCGAAGGCAATACAACCTTCTATGCGCGCCCCTCGGCCGACATCCTGGCCCGCTGGGCTCAGGTCATGCCAGAGCACTTTCGCTTCACCGCCAAGTTTCCCCGTGACATCAGCCACAGCGATGACCTGCGACTGCAACTGGATGCGGCCCAGGCTTTCGTTGCCTTGATGGCCCCGTTGGGCAAGCGGGTCTCGCCGTTCTGGCTGCAACTGCCGGCAAGCTTTGGCCCGCCGCGCCTGCCAGAGCTGGCCCACGTGCTGGCCGAACTGGCGGTGCCAGTCGCGGTGGAGGTGCGTCATCCGGCGTTCTTCGCCCGAGGCGATGAAGAGCGCCAGCTCAATCGGCTACTGCACGGTCTGGGCGTAGAGCGCATCTGCCTCGACCCGCGGGCGCTGTTCAGCTGCACCTCCCGTGACCCGGCGGTGCTCCATGCGCAGAGCAAGAAGCCCAACGTGCCGGTACGTCCGGCCGCCTTCACCGAGTATCCGCAGGTGCGTTTCATCGGTCACCCACAGCTGGCGGGCAATGAGCCATTTCTGGGGGCGTGGGTGGAAAAGGTCGCCACCTGGATCGAGGCGGGCAAGCGCCCCTACGTGTTCCTGCACACCGCTGACAACCACTTGGCCGCAGCCCTGGCCCAACGCTTTCATGAGCGCTTGAGCGAGCGGCTGCCCGGCCTGGCGGCGCTGGCGCAACTGGCACGTGGGCCAGAAGTCGAACAGCTCGGCCTACTCTGA